Proteins co-encoded in one Candidatus Atribacteria bacterium genomic window:
- a CDS encoding phospho-sugar mutase translates to MNYLEKYNFWLENEFFDRQAKEELRALAGDEEEIKDRFYKDLEFGTGGLRGKIAMGTNRMNIYTVSRATQGLAYYLIQEAKKQPHPQHPQEYLDRGVVIAYDCRHKSREFAETIALVLNAYNLKTYLFEDIRPTPELSFAVRHLHAIAGIVVTASHNPPEYNGYKVYGPDGGQIIPEIADKIIAHINRIKDYSLIKKLDRPTAIQKNLFNIIGPEIDQVYLQKVKELTIRDKDQIEIDKTIKIVYTPLHGAGNIPIRKILKERGFTYVFVVEEQTQPDPDFSTVESPNPEYPAAFELAIKLGSQVNAEILIATDPDADRIGLAVKNPSTKYTVLNGNQAGILLLHYILSSKKELNQLPPNGFIVKTIVTSDMSRVIADSFNIDTYETLTGFKFICHQVKIVEENEKKSFLFGYEESIGYLTGDFVRDKDAVISAMLIAEMAAYYYKNKLNLLQVLDNLYQKYGYYEEDQHSIYLEGEEGEKKMSEIMEVFRKEALPIEGMEIIRIDDILLGKSYNLKSKKTTPLDLPSSNVLKFIFSDSSWYCLRPSGTEPKIKLYLSFHADSKQKAQQKVHLAKSTILQRINSIINSI, encoded by the coding sequence TTGAATTACCTTGAGAAATATAATTTCTGGTTGGAAAATGAATTCTTTGACCGGCAAGCTAAAGAAGAATTGCGTGCTCTTGCCGGTGACGAAGAAGAAATTAAAGACCGTTTCTATAAAGATTTGGAATTCGGTACCGGTGGTCTGCGCGGTAAAATTGCTATGGGTACCAATCGGATGAATATCTATACTGTTTCCCGGGCAACTCAAGGTCTGGCTTACTATCTTATCCAAGAAGCAAAAAAACAGCCTCATCCCCAGCATCCCCAGGAATACCTCGACCGAGGTGTAGTCATTGCCTATGATTGCCGCCATAAATCCCGGGAATTTGCCGAGACTATCGCCTTAGTCCTTAATGCCTATAACCTGAAAACCTATCTTTTTGAGGATATCCGCCCTACTCCTGAGCTTTCCTTTGCCGTACGCCATCTTCATGCCATAGCTGGAATAGTGGTTACTGCCAGCCACAATCCGCCGGAATACAATGGCTATAAAGTCTATGGTCCCGATGGCGGTCAGATAATTCCTGAGATTGCCGATAAAATAATCGCTCACATCAATCGGATAAAAGATTATTCTCTGATTAAGAAACTTGATCGCCCCACTGCCATTCAGAAGAATCTATTCAACATTATTGGTCCGGAAATAGACCAGGTATATCTGCAGAAAGTAAAAGAACTTACTATAAGAGATAAAGATCAAATAGAGATTGATAAAACCATCAAAATAGTCTATACCCCCCTTCATGGGGCAGGTAATATCCCCATAAGGAAAATATTAAAAGAAAGAGGATTTACCTATGTCTTTGTGGTAGAAGAACAGACCCAACCTGATCCTGATTTTTCTACCGTGGAATCACCTAACCCCGAATACCCTGCTGCTTTTGAGCTGGCCATAAAATTAGGCAGCCAGGTAAATGCTGAAATTTTAATAGCCACTGATCCTGATGCCGACCGCATCGGCCTTGCGGTAAAGAATCCCTCAACTAAATATACCGTCCTAAACGGCAACCAGGCTGGCATCTTGCTTCTCCACTATATCCTGAGCAGCAAAAAAGAGCTGAATCAGCTCCCTCCTAACGGCTTTATTGTAAAGACCATCGTGACCAGTGATATGTCCAGAGTAATTGCTGACAGCTTCAACATAGACACCTACGAGACCTTAACTGGTTTTAAATTTATTTGCCATCAGGTAAAAATAGTAGAAGAAAATGAAAAGAAATCATTCCTCTTCGGTTACGAAGAGAGTATCGGCTACCTAACGGGAGATTTTGTCCGTGACAAAGATGCCGTAATCTCCGCCATGTTAATTGCCGAGATGGCTGCCTATTACTATAAAAATAAACTCAATCTACTACAAGTCTTGGATAATCTCTACCAAAAATACGGCTACTACGAAGAAGATCAGCATTCTATATATCTGGAAGGCGAGGAAGGGGAGAAGAAAATGTCCGAGATTATGGAGGTCTTTAGAAAAGAAGCTCTCCCGATTGAAGGGATGGAAATTATCCGGATAGATGATATTCTACTTGGTAAAAGTTACAACTTAAAATCCAAAAAAACTACCCCACTCGACTTGCCCTCATCCAATGTCTTAAAATTTATATTTTCCGATAGTTCCTGGTATTGTCTGCGACCTTCCGGAACCGAACCAAAAATTAAATTATATTTATCCTTCCATGCTGATTCTAAACAAAAAGCCCAGCAAAAAGTTCATCTCGCAAAATCCACAATCCTGCAAAGAATAAACTCCATAATCAATTCGATATAA